A single region of the Microlunatus panaciterrae genome encodes:
- a CDS encoding P-II family nitrogen regulator encodes MKLVTAIIKPHMLDEVKTALEAFGVEGMTVSEASGFGRQRGHTEVYRGAEYTVDLVPKVRLEVLVDDADAQDIVDVLVKSARTGRIGDGKVWTVGVDDLVRVRTGERGLDAL; translated from the coding sequence ATGAAGCTCGTCACCGCGATCATCAAGCCACACATGCTCGACGAAGTGAAGACCGCCCTGGAGGCATTCGGGGTCGAAGGAATGACCGTCAGCGAGGCCAGCGGCTTCGGCCGCCAGCGTGGCCACACTGAGGTCTACCGCGGTGCGGAGTACACCGTCGACCTGGTGCCCAAGGTGAGACTTGAGGTGCTCGTGGACGACGCCGACGCGCAAGACATCGTCGATGTCCTGGTCAAGAGCGCACGGACCGGCCGCATCGGTGACGGCAAGGTCTGGACTGTCGGGGTGGATGATCTCGTCCGCGTCCGTACAGGTGAGCGCGGGCTGGACGCGCTCTGA